The following DNA comes from Brienomyrus brachyistius isolate T26 chromosome 16, BBRACH_0.4, whole genome shotgun sequence.
GTTGGCAGTTGCATTGATggaccagtagggggcagcgtTGAGCTTGGTGTCCTCTGTATGAGATATCTGCAATTGGAAATTCCTGGCACTGCTCTGTTGCCATGGTAACCAGTTCTGGTGCACTTGCCCTCCCACAGAAAGATCCTCAACGACCTGTCATCCGACGCACCGGGGGTCCCGCGGATAGAGGAGGAGAAGTTGGAGGAAGACTCGGCACCTGCCATCACCACGGTCACCGTGCCGACGCCCATCTACCAGACCAGCAGCGGCCAGTACAGTACGTGCCCTGCTCCCCCCCCGTTCGCATGCTTAGGGCAGCGTGGACCTGCTGTGTCTAACTGCGGTGGTTTCAGTGCTGTACTTACTCTCCAGACCATCTTCCCGCTGCTGGCTCACATGGTGTCTATTTTGTCGCAGTCGCCATCACGCAGGGCGGGGCCATCCAGCTGGCTAACAATGGCACAGACGGCGTGCAGGGCCTGCAGACTCTCACCATGACCAATGCGGCCGCCGCCCAGCCGGGAACCACCATCCTGCAGTACGCACAGACCACAGATGGCCAGCAGATCCTGGTGCCCAGCAACCAGGTGGTGGTTCAGGGTGAGTGTGGGTGGAAAGGGTCCTCTTTAATCTACAGATTAAACTGCAGAACCGGGGGCCTTGTTCTTAGATGCTGGTTTTGCACCTTTGTTAATTTATATTAATGTGGCCGCATTCATATACAGCAGTTCCCCATAGCCACAGATAACGATCCAAGACATACCACTGGTGGCCGAAACTGCAGATAATGGTCATACATAAGTTCAAAGGTCAATTGATAAATTGCGCCCAGTAAGATATTACcaacattaaatacagtaataataaagtacGTTGTACAGTACTTCACTCTCTCTCGAATGAAAGGGACTGATAATTTAGCTTAATCCTCAAAGGACGATGGAGCAATGAAAAAATGTTGTGTCGAGGGACAACAGAGCTTCTTATACGTTTTTGTAACATGCACTGCGATTACGCAGCAGCAAATGCGAGCAGTGAAGACAGGAGAGGCAGCCTTGCATGAGAGTTTTGCAGGGAAGCGTGGGAATGGTGACAAAGGGTCGTGATAAACTCATCCTGGTGCATCTCACCGTGTTACAGCCTTTCCTCATTTGGCTTGAGACTCGCAAATCGTTTATTTGTGGAAATTACTCAGTTTTATTTTCAGAGCGCGGTAAACCGCGGATGACAGAAACCGCCGATACGGGGTCCCTCTGCATCCATgtgttaaactgaaatggattGGATGAGCTTGTCTTTCGCCTCTAAATGTACCTCCTGCATCTGCAATGGCAGCTGCCTCCGGGGACGTCCAGGCGTATCAGATCCGCACGGCCCCCACCAACACCATCGCTCCCGGGGTGGTCATGGCCACGTCACCTGCCATCCCCGCCCAGGGTGGCGCTGAAGAGGCAACTCGCAAGAGGGAAGTGCGTCTCATGAAGAACAGGTAAGGCAGTGACACGCCTCGGCCACTCTGTGATGTAAATACTGAAACATCCCCTGCGCTCCATTAAGACCTACAGACCGATGCTTGTTTACAGTTGGCCAGTCAGATTTTCCCCTCCGCGATTCTCTGCTGGTACGTCTTCATGTTCCTTTACGCCTTTCTCCATCTATGACTCTTTCACACATTTACACATATATTTACACTAAGCATTTTAATAACCATCTCAGTGCTTCCTGTTTGAAAATAAGCCTTGGCTATTTGTCTGACATCCAAAGAAGATCAATTTCCTGCGGTATATTTCTAAAAATGTCTAATAAAGGGCCTTTTCCCTTTCTACCATGCCACCATCTGTATTATTCAATCATGGGAGTATAAAAGTGGAAAATAATCCCGGCTCTCTGACATCCCCAGGATTTGCCACTGTACAGTGAGAGTTTAAGGAATGATGCGTACTGGTGCTTTGCAGATGAAGTGTAAAAAGTTTAGAGGACCTGGTGTAGATTGACCGACATACTGATCCCAGTGTCCTGGGGAAGGTTCGGCAGTGCGTACACCCCATCGCTCACCCATAGGAATGTTTTGCCTGTGAGGCCAGTCTGACCTGCCCTGTTGGAAAAGGCCGACGTTAACGCTCCTTTCCGACCGTGTCGCAGGGAGGCTGCCCGGGAGTGCCGCAGGAAGAAGAAGGAGTATGTCAAATGCTTGGAGAATCGCGTGGCGGTGTTGGAGAACCAGAACAAGACCCTCATCGAGGAGCTGAAAGCGCTTAAAGACCTGTACTGCCATAAGTCAGAGTAGTCCTCGTCCCACCGTTACAGAGACTTAGCCCCCCCTGGGCATgaacatttgtttattttctatGTTTTTAAAGCTATGAGCCCCCGATGCAAGAGGCCAACCATAGGAGGTAACTGTAACTCTAAGCTACCTTGT
Coding sequences within:
- the LOC125709431 gene encoding cyclic AMP-responsive element-binding protein 1-like translates to MTMESATDTQQGGEAPLSETENQQIAQAQIATLAQVSMAAGHGTASGPTVTLVQLPNGQTVQVHGVIQAAQPSVIQSPQVQAVQISTIAESEDSQESVDSVTDSQKRREILSRRPSYRKILNDLSSDAPGVPRIEEEKLEEDSAPAITTVTVPTPIYQTSSGQYIAITQGGAIQLANNGTDGVQGLQTLTMTNAAAAQPGTTILQYAQTTDGQQILVPSNQVVVQAASGDVQAYQIRTAPTNTIAPGVVMATSPAIPAQGGAEEATRKREVRLMKNREAARECRRKKKEYVKCLENRVAVLENQNKTLIEELKALKDLYCHKSE